The following are encoded together in the Desulfovibrio desulfuricans DSM 642 genome:
- a CDS encoding DUF2796 domain-containing protein: MKKLILVTACTVLFAAGPALAHGPHEHGAARLDVAVEGNIVEISLESPLANALPFEHAPRDAAQRQAVQSMAATLHKAENIFVFPAAAQCRIKKVTLESEALPEVLLEANTATQPEKTQASQQNASAAPAVEPKAHADHNEHAGHDEHGGHADMDASFTFECAQPEALHGMDVRLFSAWPALHELRVQIVSPTGQHAAELNEQAHTLKW, translated from the coding sequence ATGAAAAAACTGATTCTTGTGACGGCCTGCACGGTTCTGTTCGCAGCCGGCCCCGCGCTTGCGCATGGCCCGCACGAGCACGGCGCTGCCCGTCTGGATGTGGCTGTGGAAGGCAATATTGTAGAAATCAGCCTCGAAAGCCCCCTTGCCAACGCCCTGCCTTTTGAGCACGCTCCCCGCGACGCAGCCCAGCGTCAGGCCGTGCAGAGCATGGCGGCAACCCTGCATAAGGCGGAAAATATTTTTGTTTTTCCCGCCGCAGCCCAGTGCCGCATCAAGAAGGTAACGCTGGAATCCGAAGCCCTGCCCGAGGTTCTGCTGGAAGCAAATACAGCCACGCAGCCGGAAAAGACGCAAGCATCACAGCAGAACGCGTCTGCCGCTCCCGCAGTTGAACCCAAGGCACATGCAGACCATAACGAACATGCCGGGCACGATGAACACGGCGGTCATGCAGATATGGACGCGTCCTTCACTTTTGAATGCGCGCAGCCCGAAGCACTGCACGGCATGGACGTGCGTCTTTTTTCCGCATGGCCAGCCCTGCATGAACTGCGAGTGCAGATAGTCAGCCCCACAGGGCAGCATGCCGCCGAACTGAACGAACAGGCCCACACCCTCAAGTGGTAA
- a CDS encoding MFS transporter, with protein sequence MPPLAASPAQTPEGTAFPDPPQTLLSRDFVLLFCMTMCCNSFVAVFYCFEQWLEGLSVSPNWRGVLLSSMFVMVLIFRQVASVVLLRRGKLLPMGIAIIISSGVMLAYPYVGGPHIIELILLLRVVQGIALAVFSCCTVSILVSCIPKGQSARGFAIFSLTLLLPYSIIPAVGEQILALLGGEPHLFAFTALLGIPSLLMLVPLAPRLRKPEMAQEAEGGMSGRELWHAVSHSGLFFVYMACMTFSIMTVLAIFFMKGLCSITGAHPAWFFSTYTLTIILVRLVGSNRLDTLPRHRITILCSVLLVCCMLGLAWGPLWAFIPLTFLYGVGLGLLYPLLAAMVYDRSTPTTRSINSNVMMATFDSSGIFAPIIGGLVMYEGFGYRGVFVATAVSIGLCGLSMVADKLRVAHWQRQGRHIA encoded by the coding sequence ATGCCGCCCCTAGCCGCATCGCCTGCGCAAACCCCGGAAGGCACTGCCTTCCCTGATCCGCCGCAGACGTTATTAAGCCGTGATTTTGTTCTGCTGTTCTGCATGACCATGTGCTGCAACAGTTTTGTGGCCGTCTTTTACTGCTTTGAGCAATGGCTCGAAGGCCTCTCTGTCAGCCCGAACTGGCGGGGAGTGCTGCTCTCTTCCATGTTTGTCATGGTTCTGATTTTCAGGCAGGTGGCAAGCGTGGTTCTGTTGCGCCGTGGCAAACTCCTGCCCATGGGCATTGCCATCATCATTTCAAGCGGCGTCATGCTGGCCTACCCTTATGTGGGCGGCCCCCATATCATTGAGCTGATTCTGCTGTTACGCGTGGTGCAGGGCATTGCCCTTGCCGTGTTCTCCTGCTGCACGGTGTCCATACTGGTGAGCTGCATACCCAAGGGCCAAAGCGCGCGCGGTTTTGCCATCTTTTCGCTGACCCTGCTGCTGCCCTACTCCATCATTCCGGCAGTGGGGGAACAGATACTTGCCCTGCTTGGGGGCGAACCGCACCTCTTTGCCTTCACGGCCCTGCTGGGCATCCCCTCCCTGCTCATGCTGGTGCCGCTGGCACCACGCCTGCGCAAGCCAGAAATGGCCCAGGAGGCAGAAGGCGGCATGTCTGGTCGGGAACTGTGGCATGCGGTGAGCCATTCCGGCCTGTTCTTTGTGTACATGGCCTGCATGACATTCAGCATCATGACCGTACTGGCCATCTTTTTCATGAAAGGGTTATGCTCCATCACCGGCGCGCACCCGGCGTGGTTTTTCAGTACCTATACGCTCACCATCATTCTTGTGCGTCTGGTGGGCAGCAACAGGCTTGATACGCTGCCGCGCCACCGAATTACCATTTTGTGCAGCGTTCTATTGGTCTGCTGCATGCTGGGGCTGGCCTGGGGGCCGCTGTGGGCCTTCATTCCCCTCACCTTCCTGTACGGGGTGGGCCTTGGGCTGCTCTACCCCCTGCTGGCGGCCATGGTCTATGACCGCTCCACACCCACCACACGCTCCATCAACTCCAATGTGATGATGGCCACCTTCGATTCCAGCGGCATTTTTGCCCCCATAATCGGCGGGCTGGTCATGTATGAAGGTTTTGGCTACCGGGGTGTTTTTGTGGCCACGGCAGTTTCCATCGGCCTGTGCGGCCTTTCCATGGTGGCCGACAAGCTGCGCGTTGCCCACTGGCAGCGGCAAGGCCGCCACATAGCTTAA
- a CDS encoding PEP/pyruvate-binding domain-containing protein, with translation MASLLRKLFGIAPRVGREAAMDAFNKRYVSFKELLQANADLAGVMAGLDATLRGDKHMETSEVRKQARRAIFHCERMASTLSEMSGQCDISLGSAVHSIAARIEHELDQHTRGDVPQFTLPLSEVDASMAYSVGGKNANLGELRNMLDMPVPRGFSITIRACSFFLLRTPGLFKNLFRLLKSVDPEKPALIAEISKNIELLVLEAPIPAEVEQALFAEWDAAFGKNANVVVALRSSAIAEDGVQSFAGQYRSILGVTRQDLLSAFKKVVASLFSPRALTYRAEHGYDLDATGMGLCCVEMVRAKAAGVAFSRHPVDLRSNATVINGLWGLGEMVVDGSGTPDQWLVSRATKKITMATIAHKTVRLRLVRTKTGLVESTLESVPDPLRDVPCLSDDQVRRLAEMVMELERHYQYPQDMEWAVDEDDQIILLQTRPMGLDSASEEHSAPTLRHLRPLLSGGDIAARGVGCGPVIHVGEGEDMTHFPEGAVMLLAHSSPNAMAAMRRASAIIAETGSLTGHMASICREFGVPTIMNLPGANSILAEEQIVTVDALTGRIFDGEVQELLTLRLVKPQARPSSPALVLLRRIAPYILPLHLVDPRADTFTPRHCTSLHDIMRYVHELSYSQMFQISDRVTDHCAGVASKLVCTVPLDLHVIDLGGGLRNPESRQVTPNDVLSVPFKCVLDGMLNPAVQARGPRPVNMRGFLSVMGQTAIGCNEEGCSRFGQRSYAIVSDRYLNFSSRVGYHYAILDCWCGETLSKNYIRFEFAGGAAANAQRVRRVQCIGLILKELGFTVEITGDRLRARYQKYPRHELCARLDQLGRLLIMTRQMDMLMVDDAAVQSYATKFLNGEYH, from the coding sequence ATGGCCTCTCTGCTGAGAAAACTGTTTGGCATTGCCCCTCGTGTTGGCCGCGAGGCGGCCATGGACGCCTTCAACAAACGCTATGTCTCGTTCAAGGAACTGCTCCAGGCCAATGCAGATCTGGCCGGGGTAATGGCCGGGCTGGACGCCACCCTGCGCGGCGACAAGCACATGGAAACCAGCGAAGTGCGCAAGCAGGCCCGCCGGGCCATATTCCACTGCGAGCGCATGGCCTCTACCCTGAGCGAAATGTCAGGGCAGTGCGATATTTCTCTGGGCAGCGCCGTACATTCCATTGCCGCGCGCATTGAGCACGAGCTGGATCAGCACACGCGCGGCGATGTGCCGCAGTTTACCCTGCCCCTCTCAGAGGTTGATGCCAGCATGGCCTACAGTGTCGGCGGCAAAAACGCCAACCTCGGCGAGCTGCGCAATATGCTGGATATGCCTGTGCCGCGCGGATTTTCCATCACTATCCGGGCATGCAGCTTTTTTTTGCTGCGCACGCCGGGCCTGTTTAAAAACCTGTTCAGGCTGCTGAAATCTGTTGACCCCGAAAAACCCGCGTTAATTGCAGAAATTTCCAAAAATATTGAGCTGCTTGTGCTGGAAGCCCCCATCCCGGCAGAGGTTGAGCAAGCCCTGTTTGCGGAATGGGACGCCGCCTTCGGCAAAAACGCGAATGTGGTTGTGGCTCTGCGCTCCAGCGCCATTGCCGAGGACGGCGTGCAATCTTTTGCCGGTCAGTACCGCAGTATCCTTGGCGTTACCCGTCAGGATCTGCTGTCCGCCTTCAAGAAGGTGGTTGCCAGCCTGTTTTCGCCCCGCGCCCTGACTTACCGCGCCGAACACGGCTACGATCTGGACGCCACCGGCATGGGTCTTTGCTGTGTTGAAATGGTACGGGCCAAGGCAGCTGGCGTGGCTTTTTCCCGTCATCCGGTAGACCTGCGCTCCAACGCCACTGTCATCAACGGCCTGTGGGGTCTGGGCGAAATGGTCGTGGACGGCTCGGGAACACCCGACCAGTGGCTTGTTTCCCGCGCCACAAAAAAGATCACCATGGCCACCATTGCCCACAAAACAGTGCGGCTGCGCCTTGTGCGCACCAAGACCGGCCTTGTGGAAAGCACGCTCGAATCCGTGCCCGATCCCCTGCGCGATGTTCCCTGCCTCAGCGATGATCAGGTGCGCAGACTGGCAGAAATGGTCATGGAACTCGAACGGCACTACCAGTATCCGCAGGATATGGAATGGGCCGTGGACGAAGACGATCAGATTATTTTGCTGCAAACCCGCCCCATGGGGCTGGACAGCGCCTCCGAGGAACATTCTGCCCCGACCCTGCGCCACCTGCGCCCCCTGCTCTCAGGTGGCGACATTGCCGCGCGGGGCGTGGGGTGCGGCCCTGTTATTCATGTGGGCGAAGGGGAAGACATGACGCACTTTCCCGAAGGGGCCGTCATGCTGCTTGCCCACTCCTCGCCCAACGCCATGGCGGCCATGCGCCGCGCCTCGGCCATCATTGCAGAAACAGGCAGTCTTACCGGCCACATGGCTTCCATTTGCCGCGAATTTGGCGTGCCTACCATTATGAACCTGCCGGGCGCCAACAGTATTCTGGCCGAGGAGCAGATTGTCACAGTGGATGCGCTCACCGGCAGAATTTTTGACGGCGAAGTGCAGGAACTGCTGACCCTGCGGCTGGTGAAGCCTCAGGCCAGACCCAGCAGCCCGGCTCTGGTGCTTTTACGGCGCATCGCACCCTATATTCTGCCACTGCATCTGGTGGATCCGCGCGCGGATACATTCACGCCCCGCCACTGCACATCGCTGCACGACATCATGCGCTATGTGCACGAATTGAGCTATTCCCAGATGTTCCAGATATCCGACAGGGTTACGGATCACTGCGCAGGCGTTGCCAGCAAGCTGGTCTGCACGGTGCCGCTTGATCTGCATGTGATTGATCTGGGCGGCGGGCTGCGCAATCCGGAATCCCGCCAAGTAACGCCAAACGATGTGCTGAGCGTGCCTTTCAAGTGCGTGCTTGACGGCATGCTCAATCCGGCGGTGCAGGCTCGTGGCCCACGGCCTGTAAACATGCGCGGGTTTCTTTCGGTCATGGGGCAAACCGCGATTGGCTGCAATGAGGAGGGCTGTTCACGCTTCGGCCAGCGCAGCTATGCCATAGTTTCAGACCGCTATCTCAATTTTTCGTCCCGAGTAGGCTACCACTACGCCATTCTTGACTGCTGGTGCGGCGAAACCCTGAGCAAGAACTACATCCGCTTTGAATTTGCCGGAGGCGCTGCCGCCAATGCCCAGCGCGTAAGGCGTGTGCAGTGCATAGGCCTGATCCTCAAAGAGCTGGGCTTTACCGTTGAGATAACGGGTGATAGACTGCGGGCACGTTACCAGAAATACCCCAGGCATGAGCTGTGCGCGCGCCTGGATCAACTGGGACGACTCCTGATAATGACCCGCCAGATGGACATGCTCATGGTGGACGATGCAGCAGTGCAATCCTATGCCACCAAGTTCCTCAATGGCGAATATCATTAG
- a CDS encoding sigma 54-interacting transcriptional regulator, producing MRLHRTLPQGSSLEFTAFFMNRSLASRMLMLGLPLLALVLLIIFTATGSSIEAILDRAIARNAQLQSQAMSLALEQALEETRNQLLILAAGSMDQKDMANRLKFRAKAGGLRYRELAFEGLAPDNRYLLVNTGGDIINVPMRQALASPTGPFHSIASEHRTGHVSVAQPVEATYSMVPVKGSNQNITLHVLRFSTPVHDAEGTFAGYLMLSLDLRELRDILSTYSGPNAPIAASGDEGRVRTLFFDRDGWMLFQSEAPDAGLAQRSLGTDAVRAGFTGDFGRPGFNTAFRPGPEHINYWNMVSDVQEGKSGQLPLSENSSLWSSSQMRVERVSYVPVTFSPVSQATIVLGGLAVLDTSFTTTRTGVQLMGIYVGAFLGGMLLLGLSLWWLARQTGRSLNAVTAELERCNAEGDDKKIDMPQLPRELERLKTGINTLLERLRFAAEARRLRAAEDDAQQQREPVEDLPHPEDLPVNSLIGTSPTMLALCDNVRKASQVMADVLVVGETGTGKELVSEAIHRLSARAAGPFITINCGALDENLLMDTLFGHVKGAFTEARAPRKGAFLTAQGGTLMLDEVGNAAPKVQQALLRALSTRRIRPLGSDEDVPFDTRIIAATNASLLDDSQKGSFREDLYYRLAVITINTPPLRERKTDIPSLAVYFLSEALKAKARLKAEGGAQPAGGLAAMTAAMPQVSKGAMAKLMDYDWPGNVRELKNTLTRALTFCEGGILLAEDIQLGAATQPQNDAIPAGQNETAAAPAQESRKPQDDPCDQGFCTTPPAEDPAPAEGLPARLVSPAAADIPVQTSVGDPAPQPQNEASAQLDTLLRGKDSADKLNRRVMEVWPTIAASGSISRQEYQALAGKNISMRTAQYDLQLLVQLGLVRKDGRGPAQRYIVIGQGR from the coding sequence ATGCGCTTACACAGAACACTTCCCCAGGGCAGCTCGCTGGAGTTCACGGCGTTCTTTATGAATCGCAGCCTTGCAAGCCGCATGCTGATGCTGGGCTTGCCCCTGCTGGCGCTTGTACTGCTGATTATTTTTACTGCTACGGGCAGTAGCATCGAGGCCATTCTTGATCGCGCAATTGCGCGCAATGCACAGCTTCAGTCACAGGCAATGAGCCTTGCTCTAGAACAGGCGCTTGAAGAAACGCGCAATCAGCTTCTTATTCTCGCTGCTGGCTCCATGGATCAAAAGGACATGGCCAACCGGCTCAAATTCCGCGCCAAGGCTGGCGGCTTGCGCTACAGGGAGCTGGCCTTTGAGGGTCTGGCCCCAGACAACCGCTATCTGCTTGTCAACACAGGCGGGGATATCATCAATGTTCCCATGCGGCAGGCCCTTGCCAGTCCCACCGGCCCCTTCCACTCCATTGCTTCTGAACACCGCACCGGGCACGTCAGCGTTGCCCAACCCGTGGAAGCGACCTACTCCATGGTGCCGGTCAAGGGCAGCAACCAGAACATCACCCTGCACGTGCTGCGTTTTTCCACCCCGGTTCATGATGCGGAAGGCACATTTGCCGGCTACCTGATGCTTTCACTGGATCTGCGGGAGCTGCGGGATATCCTGTCCACCTACTCCGGCCCCAATGCACCCATTGCCGCATCAGGCGATGAGGGGCGCGTGCGCACACTTTTTTTTGACCGCGATGGCTGGATGCTCTTTCAGTCTGAAGCGCCGGATGCTGGCCTGGCCCAGCGCAGCCTAGGCACAGATGCCGTGCGCGCTGGCTTTACCGGCGATTTTGGCAGGCCGGGATTTAACACCGCATTCCGGCCCGGCCCTGAACACATCAATTACTGGAACATGGTATCCGATGTGCAGGAGGGCAAGTCAGGCCAGCTCCCCCTTTCTGAAAACAGCTCCCTGTGGAGCAGCAGCCAGATGCGGGTGGAGAGGGTAAGTTACGTGCCGGTGACCTTCAGCCCGGTTTCGCAGGCAACAATTGTACTGGGCGGTCTGGCGGTATTGGACACCAGTTTTACCACCACGCGCACGGGCGTGCAGCTCATGGGCATCTATGTGGGGGCCTTTCTTGGCGGCATGCTGCTTTTGGGTCTGAGCCTTTGGTGGCTTGCGCGACAGACGGGCAGATCACTCAATGCCGTAACTGCGGAACTTGAACGCTGCAACGCCGAAGGGGACGACAAAAAAATAGATATGCCCCAACTGCCGCGCGAACTGGAACGGCTCAAGACTGGCATAAACACCCTGCTTGAACGCTTGCGCTTTGCCGCGGAGGCCCGCCGCCTGCGCGCCGCTGAGGATGATGCCCAGCAACAGCGCGAGCCAGTGGAAGATCTGCCGCATCCCGAAGACCTGCCCGTCAACAGCCTTATTGGCACATCACCCACCATGCTTGCCTTGTGCGACAATGTTCGCAAGGCCTCGCAGGTGATGGCCGATGTGCTGGTTGTGGGCGAAACCGGCACAGGCAAGGAGCTGGTTTCCGAGGCCATCCACAGGCTCAGCGCACGGGCTGCGGGGCCTTTCATTACCATCAATTGTGGGGCGCTGGATGAAAACCTGCTTATGGATACGCTTTTCGGGCATGTGAAAGGCGCCTTCACCGAGGCGCGCGCGCCGCGCAAAGGGGCTTTTCTGACGGCGCAGGGCGGCACCCTCATGCTGGACGAAGTAGGCAATGCGGCCCCCAAGGTGCAGCAGGCCCTGCTGCGGGCGCTCTCCACCAGGCGAATCAGACCGCTGGGCAGCGATGAAGACGTTCCTTTTGACACGCGCATCATTGCGGCGACCAATGCTTCCCTTTTAGATGATTCACAGAAGGGTTCGTTCCGCGAAGATTTGTACTACCGGCTGGCCGTCATCACCATCAACACGCCGCCGCTGCGGGAGCGCAAGACGGACATTCCCTCGCTGGCTGTCTATTTTCTTTCGGAAGCTCTCAAGGCCAAGGCAAGGCTGAAAGCCGAGGGCGGAGCACAGCCCGCTGGCGGGTTGGCTGCAATGACCGCCGCCATGCCGCAGGTCAGCAAAGGAGCCATGGCCAAACTGATGGACTACGACTGGCCCGGCAATGTGCGCGAATTAAAAAACACCCTCACGCGGGCTCTGACATTCTGCGAAGGTGGCATCCTACTTGCAGAAGATATTCAGCTTGGCGCGGCTACCCAGCCGCAAAACGACGCCATCCCGGCAGGACAGAACGAAACTGCGGCAGCTCCGGCGCAGGAATCGCGCAAGCCGCAGGATGATCCTTGCGATCAGGGATTCTGCACAACGCCCCCTGCCGAAGATCCTGCACCGGCAGAAGGCTTGCCCGCCAGGCTTGTCAGCCCTGCGGCCGCAGATATTCCCGTGCAGACCTCAGTGGGCGACCCTGCCCCTCAGCCGCAAAACGAGGCCTCCGCGCAACTGGATACCCTGCTGCGCGGCAAGGACTCTGCGGACAAGCTCAATCGGCGCGTCATGGAGGTCTGGCCGACCATCGCGGCTTCGGGCAGCATCAGCAGGCAGGAATATCAAGCGCTTGCCGGGAAAAATATTTCCATGCGCACGGCTCAGTACGACCTGCAATTGCTTGTGCAGCTGGGGCTTGTGCGCAAAGACGGACGCGGCCCTGCGCAGAGGTATATTGTAATCGGGCAGGGACGCTGA
- a CDS encoding DVU0150 family protein: MKRMQRLWTWLTGCALLVAALPGAALAAGGGKVANVVVVADTRKLDGILYWWAEMYNESHFFFAILTMAIIPVTGCILGWLADIVMTHIGIDLKHRELSEK; the protein is encoded by the coding sequence ATGAAAAGGATGCAGAGGCTCTGGACATGGCTTACAGGTTGCGCGCTGCTGGTTGCGGCATTGCCCGGCGCGGCCCTGGCTGCTGGCGGCGGCAAGGTTGCCAACGTTGTGGTGGTTGCCGATACGCGCAAGCTTGACGGCATACTGTACTGGTGGGCTGAAATGTATAATGAAAGCCATTTCTTTTTTGCCATTCTGACTATGGCCATCATCCCGGTTACTGGCTGCATTCTCGGGTGGCTGGCAGATATCGTCATGACGCATATCGGCATTGACCTCAAGCACCGCGAATTGTCCGAAAAGTAG
- a CDS encoding sulfite exporter TauE/SafE family protein: MEWLYILMPISGVFIFWPGLVILGLGVGIIGGFFGMGGAWMVTPGLNILGFPMAFAIGTDVAQMAGKSLISTMRHGKFGNVDYGLGLTMLVGTIVGVEVGAQMVMWLERLGSVDKVVRWLYVVLLVLLAWLVFHDIAARRRKEREARAQNRELDQTATGVDWASRLHAIKIPPVFHFKQANITCSAWLPIFVSFFTGWLAGILGIGGGLIRMPALVYLVGCPTHLAVGTDLFEVAISGLYGTASYAYKGRVELLAALIMLCGAAIGAQIGVVATKYVKGYGIRLVFGLAVIGCLISVVCKLVEAEFPAWSWLLGPTATIDVLGFVSAISLYITVKMVQGAKAEIAAKKNQPAAN; encoded by the coding sequence ATGGAATGGTTGTATATTTTGATGCCCATTTCCGGCGTGTTCATTTTCTGGCCGGGCCTTGTCATTCTTGGTTTGGGCGTTGGCATTATCGGCGGCTTCTTCGGCATGGGCGGCGCCTGGATGGTTACCCCCGGTCTTAACATTCTTGGTTTCCCCATGGCCTTTGCCATTGGTACCGACGTGGCGCAGATGGCGGGTAAATCGCTTATCTCCACCATGCGGCACGGCAAGTTCGGCAACGTTGACTACGGCTTGGGCCTGACCATGCTGGTTGGTACCATCGTGGGCGTGGAAGTTGGCGCGCAGATGGTCATGTGGCTGGAACGCCTGGGTTCCGTCGACAAGGTTGTGCGCTGGTTGTACGTTGTCCTGCTTGTGCTGCTGGCATGGCTTGTATTTCATGATATCGCCGCCCGCCGCAGGAAGGAACGTGAAGCAAGAGCCCAGAACAGGGAACTTGACCAGACGGCCACTGGCGTTGACTGGGCCTCCCGCCTGCACGCCATCAAGATTCCGCCTGTGTTCCACTTCAAGCAGGCCAACATCACCTGCTCCGCATGGCTGCCCATCTTCGTCAGCTTCTTCACCGGCTGGCTGGCTGGTATCCTCGGCATCGGCGGCGGTCTTATCCGCATGCCCGCCCTGGTGTATCTTGTGGGCTGCCCCACCCATCTGGCGGTGGGTACGGACCTCTTTGAAGTCGCCATCTCCGGTCTCTACGGCACGGCTTCGTACGCATACAAGGGCCGCGTGGAATTGCTTGCCGCTCTCATCATGCTGTGCGGCGCGGCCATCGGCGCGCAGATCGGCGTTGTCGCCACCAAGTATGTAAAGGGTTACGGCATCCGCCTCGTGTTCGGCCTGGCTGTTATCGGCTGCCTCATCTCGGTTGTGTGCAAGCTGGTTGAAGCTGAATTCCCGGCGTGGAGCTGGCTGCTTGGCCCGACCGCTACGATCGACGTGCTCGGCTTCGTGTCGGCGATCTCCCTTTACATAACCGTCAAGATGGTACAGGGCGCCAAGGCGGAAATTGCCGCCAAGAAGAACCAGCCCGCGGCCAACTAG
- a CDS encoding DUF4881 domain-containing protein encodes MKIRNLMLMLAMAFSVALLTGCNFDGGVEQGRCVAFDATAKTLTIVVDVTHDQFNPHYSGGTHTFKLPVESKDMGPSPSVGGRLMIDLVKNTVLIYDQKTSSVRELAVQFTDVEKNVGSNHPKVKGKTFPIIDKEQQTVTVYSGRQKSLITFKIPAEAQDYPAYVWTAGDEMRIAYRNADKAQSMRIMNVSKTNIFKK; translated from the coding sequence ATGAAGATTCGTAACCTGATGCTTATGCTGGCGATGGCCTTCTCTGTTGCATTGCTCACCGGCTGCAACTTCGACGGAGGCGTGGAACAGGGACGCTGCGTGGCCTTTGATGCCACAGCCAAAACCCTCACCATCGTGGTGGACGTGACGCACGATCAGTTTAACCCGCACTACAGTGGCGGCACGCATACCTTCAAGCTGCCTGTGGAATCCAAAGACATGGGCCCGAGCCCCAGTGTGGGCGGCCGCCTGATGATCGACCTGGTCAAGAACACCGTGCTTATCTATGACCAGAAGACCAGCAGCGTACGCGAACTGGCCGTGCAGTTCACTGATGTGGAAAAGAACGTCGGCTCCAACCATCCCAAGGTCAAGGGCAAGACCTTCCCCATTATCGACAAGGAACAGCAGACCGTCACCGTGTACTCTGGCCGTCAGAAGTCTTTGATTACCTTCAAGATTCCTGCTGAAGCCCAGGACTACCCGGCCTATGTGTGGACCGCTGGCGACGAAATGCGCATTGCCTACCGCAATGCCGACAAGGCCCAGTCCATGCGTATCATGAACGTGTCCAAGACCAACATCTTCAAGAAGTAA
- a CDS encoding YchJ family protein: protein MSQLCPCGSGQSLDQCCGPHIEGASWPQNAESLMRSRYSAYVLGRHQWLVETTHPDYRENVDADKLAEQTRDITWLRLDIAATENDVPAGEHGELFDVVEFYAYYELEGIPRQLGERSFFQRKDDKIYYVDGVALRPDAYRRQEPKVGRNDPCPCGSGKKYKKCCGASKS from the coding sequence ATGTCTCAACTTTGCCCCTGCGGCAGCGGCCAGTCTCTGGACCAATGCTGCGGCCCCCATATTGAAGGCGCGTCCTGGCCCCAGAACGCAGAAAGCCTCATGCGTTCACGGTATTCGGCCTATGTGCTTGGCCGCCATCAATGGCTTGTGGAAACCACGCATCCCGACTACCGGGAAAATGTGGACGCCGACAAGCTGGCCGAGCAGACCAGGGATATAACCTGGCTGCGCCTTGATATTGCCGCGACCGAAAACGATGTTCCCGCCGGAGAACACGGCGAACTTTTTGATGTCGTTGAATTTTATGCCTATTACGAACTTGAGGGCATCCCCCGTCAGTTGGGCGAGCGCAGCTTTTTTCAGCGCAAGGACGACAAGATTTATTATGTGGACGGCGTGGCCCTGCGGCCTGATGCCTACCGCAGGCAGGAACCCAAGGTGGGGCGCAATGATCCCTGCCCCTGCGGCAGCGGCAAAAAATACAAGAAATGCTGCGGGGCTTCCAAATCCTGA